In Paenibacillus ihbetae, the following are encoded in one genomic region:
- the cspD gene encoding cold-shock protein CspD — protein MQTGTVKWFNAEKGFGFIEVEGGNDVFVHFSAIQGDGFKTLDEGQRVEFNIVEGNRGPQAENVVKL, from the coding sequence ATGCAAACAGGAACTGTTAAATGGTTTAATGCTGAGAAGGGCTTCGGTTTCATCGAAGTTGAAGGCGGAAACGATGTATTCGTTCACTTCAGCGCGATCCAAGGCGATGGCTTCAAGACGCTGGACGAAGGCCAACGCGTTGAGTTCAACATCGTTGAAGGCAACCGTGGACCACAAGCTGAGAACGTTGTAAAACTGTAA
- a CDS encoding pyridoxamine 5'-phosphate oxidase family protein: MTQRALISEGLCQWLNGRELESKQHVAMMLLTVTEDLWPHTAMVSAGEVLALTRSTIRIALWPGTVTTGNILRSGQATLVAIHEGAAHYVRLALRALPDVQDSRHPRQRFSAEVVAVREDRAKYADILSAVTIRLHNSNDVLERWRETLLELRQ, encoded by the coding sequence GTGACGCAGAGGGCTTTAATCTCGGAAGGTTTATGCCAGTGGCTGAACGGCCGGGAGCTGGAATCGAAGCAGCATGTCGCAATGATGCTGCTGACCGTAACGGAGGATTTATGGCCGCATACCGCCATGGTCAGCGCCGGGGAAGTGCTGGCGCTAACCCGGAGCACGATCCGGATTGCGCTGTGGCCGGGCACGGTAACGACGGGCAATATTCTTCGTTCCGGCCAAGCCACATTGGTGGCCATTCATGAGGGGGCGGCCCACTATGTCCGGCTTGCGCTTCGCGCACTTCCGGATGTGCAGGACTCCCGCCATCCCCGGCAGCGATTCAGCGCCGAAGTTGTGGCGGTTCGGGAAGACCGGGCGAAATATGCGGATATTCTGTCTGCCGTTACGATCCGGCTGCATAACTCGAATGATGTGCTGGAGAGATGGCGGGAGACGCTGCTGGAGCTTCGGCAATAA
- a CDS encoding cellulase family glycosylhydrolase has translation MMGLSVSGNSLVNGFIRADGKRLVNGEGQEILLRGVGLGSWLLPEGYMWKMPEQGDRPRRIEAMVKDLIGEEKAAAFWETYYERYIGEADIRQMAEQGFNSIRLPINARVIMEEGQQKPFQFHEGHLRLIDRVIDWCRSYRLYVILDLHGAPGGQTGANIDDSARDMPELFTDPLNIERTVALWRMLAERYKDEWIVAGYDLLNEPLPDWFSEYNDRVMPLYREITAAIREVDQRHMIILEGVHWSTDWQIFDDHFDDNLLLQFHKYWNNPDTESIQKYLDHRERWNVPIFMGEGGENNPQWYTGAFRLFEDHNISWNFWTWKKMDTSNSPYSIRRPEGWDKLTDYLEGGAKPSQEEAEAILQTYLDNLLLEACDAYPNVSRSLFRQLPIQIPAEFYGYRGEGVSYHVGSKAEGNIGLRVNDGVPMRMITGKAEKPSYAPEGGKPWEADNLVCVQLQAGDWLAYEALCAQTAAYQLDIRALLPEGSAELTLRIRDRELVKLSVSGEGWQVFRLASELVVEEGPVHLVIGVSQGRVELDWVEFS, from the coding sequence ATGATGGGATTGAGCGTGAGCGGCAATTCATTGGTAAACGGTTTCATTCGGGCAGACGGCAAACGCCTTGTGAACGGGGAAGGACAAGAAATTTTGCTTCGCGGCGTAGGACTTGGCAGCTGGCTGCTGCCTGAAGGATACATGTGGAAGATGCCCGAGCAGGGAGACCGGCCGCGGCGGATCGAGGCTATGGTAAAGGACCTGATCGGAGAAGAGAAGGCAGCGGCCTTCTGGGAAACCTATTATGAGCGGTATATCGGCGAAGCGGATATCCGGCAAATGGCCGAGCAGGGCTTCAACTCGATCCGGCTGCCGATTAACGCCAGGGTAATCATGGAGGAGGGGCAGCAAAAGCCCTTTCAATTCCACGAAGGCCATCTTCGATTGATCGACCGGGTGATCGATTGGTGCAGGTCCTACCGGCTGTATGTTATTCTGGATTTACATGGAGCGCCCGGAGGACAGACCGGAGCGAATATTGATGATTCGGCGCGCGATATGCCGGAGCTGTTCACAGACCCGCTGAATATCGAGCGTACGGTGGCGCTGTGGCGGATGCTCGCCGAGCGCTACAAGGATGAGTGGATCGTTGCCGGCTATGATCTTCTGAACGAGCCGCTGCCGGATTGGTTCAGCGAGTATAACGACCGGGTTATGCCGCTCTATCGTGAAATAACGGCAGCTATCCGGGAAGTGGACCAGCGCCATATGATCATTTTGGAAGGCGTGCACTGGTCGACGGATTGGCAAATATTCGACGATCATTTTGACGATAACCTCCTGCTGCAATTCCATAAATATTGGAACAATCCGGATACGGAGAGCATTCAGAAGTATTTGGATCACCGGGAGCGATGGAATGTTCCCATCTTTATGGGCGAAGGCGGGGAGAACAACCCTCAGTGGTATACAGGGGCATTCCGGTTGTTCGAGGACCATAATATTTCGTGGAATTTCTGGACGTGGAAGAAGATGGACACAAGCAACTCGCCGTACTCGATCCGCAGGCCGGAAGGCTGGGATAAGCTGACGGACTACCTTGAGGGCGGAGCGAAGCCTTCCCAAGAAGAAGCCGAGGCCATCCTTCAGACGTACTTGGATAACCTTCTGCTGGAAGCTTGCGACGCCTATCCGAATGTATCGCGTTCGCTGTTTCGGCAGCTGCCGATCCAGATACCTGCGGAATTTTACGGCTACCGCGGGGAAGGCGTTTCTTACCACGTCGGCTCGAAGGCAGAAGGAAACATTGGTCTGCGGGTAAACGACGGCGTTCCGATGAGGATGATCACCGGCAAGGCCGAGAAGCCGAGCTACGCGCCGGAAGGCGGAAAACCGTGGGAGGCGGACAATCTGGTTTGCGTCCAGCTGCAGGCAGGCGACTGGCTCGCCTATGAGGCGCTGTGCGCCCAAACGGCTGCGTATCAGCTCGATATCCGGGCGCTGCTTCCGGAAGGAAGCGCAGAGTTAACGCTGCGGATCAGGGACAGGGAGCTGGTGAAGCTGTCTGTCAGCGGCGAAGGGTGGCAGGTGTTCAGGCTTGCTTCGGAGCTAGTGGTTGAAGAAGGGCCGGTCCATCTCGTAATTGGTGTCAGCCAAGGCAGGGTCGAGCTGGATTGGGTGGAGTTTTCTTAA
- a CDS encoding AAA family ATPase yields the protein MIPLTDENNPCLLYLISGPLGVGKSTTAKILAARAERCVLIEADLLLHMLHHELPLSWDERLSVTWKNILALTRNVLQQGLNIVIDFVVEDELEWFCGQLSDLDVSIKYAVLRADKEKIAERLTTRGDIDSLERSLFLLDKLESMPQNRQFLYDTTLKRPEDTAEAILLDPRFQMHA from the coding sequence ATGATCCCTTTGACAGATGAGAATAATCCGTGCCTGCTGTACTTGATTTCGGGTCCGCTCGGCGTTGGAAAATCAACGACAGCGAAGATATTGGCAGCGCGCGCGGAACGGTGTGTGCTGATTGAGGCCGACCTGCTTCTTCATATGCTGCATCATGAGCTGCCGCTTTCATGGGATGAACGCTTAAGCGTAACTTGGAAGAACATTCTGGCTTTAACGCGAAATGTGCTGCAGCAAGGACTGAATATCGTGATTGATTTTGTCGTAGAGGATGAACTCGAGTGGTTTTGCGGGCAGTTGTCCGACCTGGATGTAAGCATAAAATATGCTGTGCTGCGTGCAGACAAGGAGAAAATCGCCGAAAGGCTGACAACAAGAGGGGATATCGATTCCCTGGAGCGCTCTTTATTTTTGCTGGACAAATTGGAATCCATGCCGCAGAACCGGCAGTTCCTGTACGACACGACGCTGAAACGGCCCGAGGACACAGCGGAAGCAATTCTTCTGGATCCCCGTTTTCAGATGCATGCATGA
- a CDS encoding acyltransferase, producing the protein MEKRAKLTEIDLVRGFAMMGVLMVHATSFATVQMRGDDFFGLYNFLNIFSKVGTTTFIFLSSFVLFYNYYHRPFRGKDLARFYRNRLMYILVPYFIFSVLFFTVAWYHRGGVTDVSSMLDSFWPKLATGKSYTHLYFIFINIQFYLLFPLILLLLKRFRRFAAVCVLAGIVLQWIFYLANDAWWHVTNRNSWSLSFLSYYFLGAWMGIYYERVKSWLTDARHAARPLLRRLGWAALWTTWIASALVHIGLRYNQRLHGIEVHPLVYDAFWNVHTLTTALVMMQVALRVGGKRSLLVRGFRRIGVYSFGIYLVHPLVLLVYRDYRPKTDHSWLLLAWYAGGLAAALVVSYLLVYGIRRLGGWTWVLFGKLPGGERRGSAGIPASAASTPGITKAAP; encoded by the coding sequence ATGGAGAAACGCGCAAAACTTACGGAAATCGACCTGGTTCGAGGCTTTGCGATGATGGGCGTGCTGATGGTGCATGCGACATCGTTCGCGACGGTCCAGATGCGCGGGGACGATTTTTTTGGCTTATACAACTTTTTGAACATATTTTCCAAAGTGGGCACGACGACGTTTATTTTTCTGAGCAGCTTCGTGCTGTTCTACAATTACTATCACCGTCCGTTTCGGGGCAAGGACCTTGCCCGGTTTTACCGCAACCGGCTGATGTACATTCTGGTGCCGTATTTCATCTTCTCGGTGCTGTTTTTTACGGTGGCCTGGTACCATCGGGGAGGCGTGACCGACGTCTCATCCATGCTGGATAGCTTCTGGCCCAAGCTGGCCACGGGGAAATCCTATACGCATTTGTATTTTATTTTCATCAACATCCAGTTCTACTTGCTGTTTCCGCTGATACTGCTCCTGCTGAAGCGTTTCCGGCGCTTTGCCGCCGTCTGCGTGCTGGCCGGAATCGTGCTGCAGTGGATCTTCTACTTGGCGAATGATGCATGGTGGCATGTGACGAACCGGAACAGCTGGTCGCTGTCGTTTCTGTCATATTACTTCCTCGGTGCCTGGATGGGAATCTACTATGAGCGCGTCAAATCCTGGCTCACCGATGCCAGGCATGCCGCTCGGCCGCTGCTTCGGAGGCTTGGCTGGGCCGCGCTGTGGACAACGTGGATCGCCAGTGCGCTGGTGCATATCGGGCTGCGTTATAATCAGAGGCTGCATGGGATCGAGGTTCACCCGCTTGTCTATGACGCGTTCTGGAACGTGCATACGCTGACAACGGCGCTGGTCATGATGCAGGTCGCCCTGCGGGTCGGCGGGAAGCGGAGCCTGCTCGTTCGGGGCTTTCGAAGAATCGGGGTGTATTCCTTCGGGATTTATCTCGTGCACCCGCTGGTGCTGCTCGTTTACCGGGACTATCGGCCGAAGACGGACCATTCCTGGCTTTTGCTCGCATGGTATGCTGGCGGACTGGCGGCGGCGCTGGTTGTCTCCTATTTGCTGGTGTACGGCATTCGGCGGCTCGGGGGCTGGACATGGGTCCTGTTCGGCAAACTGCCGGGCGGGGAGCGCAGGGGCTCGGCGGGAATACCGGCTTCAGCTGCTTCTACACCAGGGATTACCAAGGCGGCACCGTAA
- a CDS encoding amino acid ABC transporter ATP-binding protein, giving the protein MIEFKRVNKFFGSFHVLKEIDLTVSQGEVVVIVGPSGSGKSTLLRCINRLESITDGELVVNGVRLHDKRIDINRFRRDIGMVFQHFNLYPHKKVIDNIILAPMKVLGMTKAEATEKAMTYLKRVGIADKADSYPSQLSGGQQQRVAIARGLTMNPKIMLFDEPTSALDPEMIGEVLDVMRSLAHQGMTMVIVTHEMGFAREAADRIVFMDEGKIIEDAAAAEFFSQPREERARTFLSRLLHH; this is encoded by the coding sequence CTGATCGAATTCAAACGCGTCAACAAATTTTTCGGAAGCTTTCACGTTCTGAAAGAAATCGACCTGACCGTTTCGCAAGGGGAAGTCGTGGTTATCGTCGGGCCGTCCGGCTCCGGTAAAAGCACGCTGCTTCGCTGCATCAACCGGCTCGAGAGCATCACCGACGGCGAGCTCGTTGTAAACGGCGTGAGGCTGCATGACAAGCGAATCGATATTAACCGCTTCCGGCGGGATATCGGGATGGTGTTCCAGCATTTCAACCTGTATCCGCACAAAAAGGTGATCGACAACATCATTCTTGCACCCATGAAGGTGCTGGGGATGACCAAGGCAGAAGCCACGGAAAAGGCGATGACCTATCTCAAGCGCGTCGGCATTGCGGACAAAGCGGACAGCTATCCCTCCCAGCTGTCCGGCGGCCAGCAGCAGCGCGTGGCGATCGCCCGGGGGCTGACGATGAATCCCAAAATCATGCTGTTCGACGAGCCGACCTCGGCTCTCGATCCCGAGATGATCGGCGAAGTTCTGGACGTCATGCGTTCGCTTGCCCACCAGGGCATGACCATGGTCATCGTCACCCATGAGATGGGGTTTGCCCGGGAAGCGGCGGACCGCATTGTCTTCATGGATGAAGGCAAGATCATTGAAGACGCTGCGGCGGCCGAGTTTTTCTCGCAGCCGCGCGAAGAGAGGGCGCGAACCTTTCTAAGCCGTCTGCTGCATCATTAG
- a CDS encoding ABC transporter substrate-binding protein, giving the protein MNRRLSRTFRWSAAVLSLIIMLIAAGCGSSGEVDTLEAIKKRGKLVAGVKYDTKLFGLQDPATGQVEGFDIDMAKALAKKILGDETKLELKEVTSKTRIDMLRNGDIDIIIATMTITEERKEQVDFSDVYFEAGQSLLVKKGSPITGLESLNKDTKVLTVKGSTSAQNIREKAPDAEILEFENYQDAFTALRAGQGDALTTDNSILLGMQKQDPNYELVGGNFTDEPYGMAIKKGNPEFVKTVNELLKEMKESGEYDRLYEQWMGIKPE; this is encoded by the coding sequence ATGAATAGAAGATTGTCCAGAACGTTCAGGTGGAGCGCGGCGGTGCTGTCGCTGATCATCATGCTGATCGCCGCGGGCTGCGGCAGCTCTGGCGAGGTTGACACGCTTGAGGCGATCAAGAAGCGCGGCAAACTGGTGGCCGGCGTGAAATACGACACGAAGCTGTTCGGGCTGCAGGACCCTGCTACCGGCCAGGTGGAGGGCTTCGATATCGATATGGCCAAGGCCCTCGCCAAAAAAATCCTGGGCGACGAAACCAAGCTCGAGCTCAAGGAAGTCACCTCCAAAACGCGAATCGACATGCTGCGAAACGGGGATATCGATATTATCATCGCCACCATGACGATTACGGAGGAGCGTAAGGAGCAGGTCGACTTCAGTGACGTCTATTTCGAGGCCGGCCAATCGCTTCTCGTCAAGAAGGGCAGCCCGATCACAGGACTGGAGAGCCTGAACAAAGATACGAAAGTGCTCACCGTTAAAGGCTCGACCTCTGCGCAAAATATCCGCGAGAAAGCGCCGGACGCCGAGATCCTGGAATTCGAGAACTATCAGGATGCCTTCACCGCCCTCCGGGCAGGTCAAGGCGATGCGCTGACTACCGACAATTCCATTCTGCTCGGTATGCAAAAGCAGGACCCGAATTACGAGCTGGTTGGCGGCAATTTTACGGATGAGCCATACGGAATGGCCATTAAGAAAGGGAATCCCGAGTTTGTTAAGACCGTCAACGAGCTGCTTAAAGAAATGAAGGAAAGCGGCGAATATGACCGGCTGTATGAGCAGTGGATGGGCATCAAGCCGGAATAA
- a CDS encoding amino acid ABC transporter permease, with amino-acid sequence MWDFSILIDYWDDFMAGLGRTVLASLLGLIGSLVLGTLIAVLRIAPFRILNVVGTVYVEFIRNIPLLVTVFFFFLGVPALGIAMEPFTAGTLGLIVYTAAFVAESIRAGIQAVPSGQSEAARSSGLSYIQTMRSIILPQAVKIVLPAIGNQMINLVKNSSVLAVIAGLDLMYYADIINLKTFKGIPVYTLVALFYLLLTIPLSQAVHYMERRFAKSN; translated from the coding sequence CTGTGGGATTTCAGCATCCTGATCGATTACTGGGATGATTTTATGGCGGGCCTGGGCCGGACGGTGCTGGCAAGCCTCCTCGGGCTGATCGGCAGTTTGGTTCTCGGCACTTTGATTGCCGTCCTCCGAATCGCTCCGTTTCGCATCCTCAATGTGGTCGGCACCGTGTATGTCGAATTTATCCGCAACATTCCGCTGCTGGTGACCGTTTTTTTCTTTTTCCTTGGGGTGCCTGCGCTTGGGATAGCAATGGAGCCGTTTACCGCCGGCACGCTCGGTTTAATCGTCTACACCGCCGCTTTCGTTGCGGAGTCTATCCGGGCCGGCATCCAGGCTGTCCCTTCAGGACAATCCGAGGCGGCCCGCTCCTCCGGGCTCAGCTATATTCAAACCATGCGGAGCATTATTCTGCCCCAAGCGGTCAAAATCGTGCTGCCGGCGATCGGCAACCAGATGATTAATCTCGTGAAGAATTCTTCCGTGCTGGCGGTCATCGCCGGTCTCGACCTGATGTACTACGCGGACATCATCAATCTGAAAACGTTCAAGGGGATTCCGGTATATACCCTTGTTGCCTTGTTCTACCTGCTGCTGACCATACCGCTCAGTCAGGCGGTTCATTACATGGAGCGGCGCTTTGCCAAGAGCAACTGA
- a CDS encoding amino acid ABC transporter permease: MDFIGAYSWPNLRYLLQGFWITVQVAGLSILFSFIIGTVLGTVRYARVAFVSRTVAILVDAIRNLPLLLIIFFIGMILPQAGIRIPTFWAAVVGLSIFEGAMISEIVRSGLVSVDKGQIEAARASGLSYMQTLRHVILPLALRRMSPPMVSQFISLIKDTSLAIIISLPELMRNVKILSGSSFSYVIPALVFASLLYFTLNYSLSLVAKRLEARQI, from the coding sequence ATGGATTTTATCGGCGCATACTCCTGGCCGAATTTGCGATATCTCCTTCAGGGCTTTTGGATTACGGTACAGGTTGCCGGCTTGTCAATTCTATTCAGCTTTATCATCGGAACCGTGCTGGGAACCGTCCGGTATGCAAGGGTCGCCTTCGTCTCGAGGACGGTCGCCATTCTCGTGGATGCCATCCGGAATCTGCCGCTCCTGCTGATCATTTTTTTCATCGGCATGATTTTGCCCCAAGCCGGCATCCGCATTCCGACCTTTTGGGCGGCGGTCGTCGGGCTGAGCATCTTCGAAGGGGCGATGATCTCCGAAATCGTCCGCAGCGGTCTCGTATCCGTCGATAAGGGACAGATTGAGGCGGCCCGCGCCTCGGGCCTTTCCTACATGCAGACGCTTCGGCATGTTATCCTCCCGCTCGCGCTGCGCCGAATGTCCCCGCCGATGGTGAGCCAATTCATATCGCTGATAAAGGACACGTCCCTGGCCATCATCATTTCGCTGCCGGAGCTGATGCGGAACGTAAAGATTCTAAGCGGATCCAGCTTCTCCTATGTCATTCCGGCCCTTGTATTTGCGTCCCTGCTCTACTTCACCTTGAATTATTCGCTGTCGCTCGTCGCTAAGCGGCTCGAGGCCAGGCAGATTTAA
- a CDS encoding DUF6376 family protein encodes MIKRFLLLTLLLGVLSGCSLLDSVNNSLDYTKEAGTFINEASQFAQSIPDLAQQAATSADAKETLTKELEEMKTRISEFNGIEAPAFAQDIHEQLVALNDTLLTDINGYMDQIQNGVTDLQNSGIVETVNKINETMDLIQNLQP; translated from the coding sequence ATGATCAAGAGATTTTTGCTGCTGACGCTTCTACTGGGGGTTCTCTCGGGCTGCTCATTGCTGGACAGCGTGAACAATTCCCTGGATTATACGAAGGAAGCCGGCACGTTCATCAATGAGGCTTCCCAATTTGCACAGTCCATCCCGGATCTGGCCCAACAGGCGGCTACGAGCGCGGATGCCAAAGAGACGCTGACCAAGGAGCTCGAAGAAATGAAGACACGCATCTCGGAGTTTAACGGGATCGAGGCTCCCGCTTTTGCGCAGGATATACACGAGCAGCTTGTAGCGCTAAATGACACGCTGTTGACCGACATCAACGGATATATGGACCAGATCCAAAATGGTGTGACCGATCTCCAAAATTCCGGCATCGTTGAGACGGTGAACAAAATCAACGAGACCATGGACCTGATCCAAAATCTCCAGCCATAA
- a CDS encoding nitroreductase family protein: MNDLTSLIKSRRSANRFIEGIDIPDKTLDDIFNEVKYAPSAFNLQHARYVVVKSPDLKDQVYEAANKQHKIRTASAVIVVLGHMRAYEDVGRMNEGFLNLGIIDKLEYDQTIEEVTRFYEERGASFMRDEAIRNASLSAMMLMLVAKDKGWDTCPMIGYDPELLRKVLGIPAEYVPAMLIAIGKEDAAKPRPRGYRKPVLEFVSYDRF; this comes from the coding sequence ATGAATGATTTGACATCCTTAATCAAAAGCCGGAGATCCGCAAACCGGTTCATCGAAGGCATCGACATCCCGGACAAAACGCTGGACGACATATTTAATGAGGTGAAATATGCTCCTTCGGCTTTCAATCTCCAGCATGCCCGCTATGTAGTGGTAAAGTCCCCGGACCTTAAGGATCAGGTGTACGAAGCCGCCAACAAGCAGCATAAGATCCGGACGGCCTCTGCCGTAATCGTTGTGCTTGGCCATATGCGGGCCTATGAGGATGTTGGACGGATGAACGAGGGCTTCCTTAATCTGGGCATCATCGACAAGCTCGAATATGACCAGACGATTGAAGAGGTCACCCGGTTCTACGAGGAACGGGGAGCGTCCTTCATGCGGGATGAGGCGATTCGCAATGCAAGCTTGTCCGCGATGATGCTGATGCTTGTTGCCAAGGATAAAGGGTGGGATACCTGTCCGATGATCGGCTATGATCCCGAGCTGCTTCGTAAGGTGCTCGGTATTCCCGCTGAATATGTTCCCGCCATGCTGATTGCGATCGGCAAGGAAGATGCCGCGAAGCCTCGTCCGAGAGGCTACCGTAAGCCGGTGCTGGAGTTTGTCAGCTACGATCGGTTTTGA
- a CDS encoding DoxX family protein yields the protein MSMDFGLLILRLVIGLSFMAHGAQKLFGWFGGYGPKGTGGWMESMGIKPGVAAAVMAGLMELVGGLLLAAGFLTVLGAALITLTMLGAIVKVHGKNGYWSTANGYEYNLLLIAAAVALALTGAGTYSLDALIF from the coding sequence ATGTCAATGGATTTCGGTTTGCTTATTCTTCGTTTGGTCATCGGGCTGTCGTTTATGGCCCACGGCGCACAGAAATTGTTTGGCTGGTTCGGCGGCTACGGTCCGAAGGGAACCGGGGGCTGGATGGAATCGATGGGCATCAAGCCAGGGGTTGCAGCGGCTGTCATGGCGGGTCTGATGGAGCTGGTAGGCGGGCTGCTGCTCGCTGCAGGATTTTTGACCGTGCTTGGAGCAGCGCTCATCACGCTGACGATGCTTGGGGCAATCGTTAAAGTTCACGGAAAGAACGGCTACTGGTCTACTGCGAATGGTTATGAGTACAATCTGCTGCTGATTGCAGCTGCGGTGGCGCTCGCACTGACCGGTGCGGGGACTTACTCCCTGGATGCATTGATCTTTTAA
- a CDS encoding carbohydrate ABC transporter permease yields the protein MQLIKTGKKREKFDVVANIIVIFFAILNLFPLYWLFTSSLKNSSDVLKMPPDWWPATITFSNYTEVFQSQPALRWTFNSLFVAGVTTVFVVVASSMAAYAFSKLRFTGKNVIFIVFISSLMVPKEVMIVPLFRISQDLGLVNNLFGMIWPNVAAAFGVFLLKGFFDSAPDALREASRIDGAGEVRTFLQILLPIVKPGIGALFILNFVQVWNDYLWQLVIGQDKEMKTLMVGVATLMQDLNPNFAYKMAGATVAAIPMLIIFIMFQKYFTSGISIGAVKE from the coding sequence ATGCAGCTAATAAAAACCGGGAAGAAGCGGGAAAAGTTCGATGTGGTTGCGAATATAATCGTCATTTTCTTTGCGATCCTTAACTTGTTCCCTCTTTATTGGTTATTTACGAGTTCGCTAAAAAACAGCTCGGATGTTCTAAAAATGCCGCCGGACTGGTGGCCTGCCACCATTACCTTCTCCAATTATACCGAAGTATTCCAAAGTCAGCCCGCCTTGCGCTGGACGTTCAACAGCTTGTTCGTAGCGGGTGTAACAACGGTCTTTGTAGTCGTAGCCAGCTCTATGGCCGCCTATGCTTTTTCCAAGCTGAGATTCACAGGCAAAAACGTCATCTTCATTGTGTTCATCTCAAGCTTGATGGTGCCGAAAGAAGTTATGATCGTGCCGTTGTTCCGGATTTCCCAGGATCTCGGGCTCGTAAACAATCTGTTCGGAATGATCTGGCCGAACGTTGCTGCAGCCTTTGGCGTGTTTCTGTTGAAGGGCTTCTTCGATTCCGCACCGGATGCGCTTCGGGAAGCTTCCCGGATCGACGGAGCCGGTGAAGTCCGAACCTTCCTTCAGATTCTGCTGCCGATTGTGAAGCCGGGGATCGGTGCGCTGTTTATTCTGAACTTCGTCCAGGTCTGGAACGACTACCTTTGGCAGCTTGTGATCGGCCAGGATAAAGAGATGAAGACGCTCATGGTCGGGGTTGCAACTCTGATGCAGGATCTCAATCCGAATTTTGCCTACAAAATGGCTGGGGCTACGGTCGCTGCCATACCGATGCTCATAATCTTCATCATGTTCCAGAAATACTTTACAAGCGGCATCTCGATCGGCGCGGTAAAGGAATAA
- a CDS encoding carbohydrate ABC transporter permease, which translates to MKLRYQPIRESITGYLFILPQFLLFLLFAVYPILEGIRLSLFRVDYQNETFVGMSNYTTLFQDPVFFKSIVNTVIFVVFIVLLTVIFSLFVASSIFDKNAKYVSFIRGSYYIPVMVSMVVMSMVWSFLLNPANGLISYFTSQVGSGHVNLLGNKATVMPVIIFVTFATNVGQAIILYIAAMIGVPKDLFEAAEVDGASRIKVIFKILIPLVKPTTIYITIINIIAVLKIFVVIQLLTGGGPNNASVTMMYYLYNNAFKYNQIGVASAVGVIMFIITLLLSVPQLRAMFKDK; encoded by the coding sequence ATGAAACTACGTTATCAACCTATAAGAGAAAGCATTACGGGTTATTTGTTTATTCTGCCTCAGTTCCTTCTCTTTCTCCTATTTGCGGTATATCCGATCTTGGAAGGGATCAGGCTAAGCCTATTCCGGGTCGATTATCAGAATGAAACCTTTGTCGGCATGAGCAATTATACGACGTTATTTCAAGATCCCGTCTTTTTCAAATCGATCGTCAACACCGTTATATTCGTGGTATTTATCGTTCTGCTTACAGTCATCTTTTCCTTGTTCGTAGCATCATCCATCTTTGATAAAAATGCCAAATACGTTTCCTTTATCCGGGGGAGCTATTATATCCCGGTTATGGTTTCCATGGTTGTTATGAGTATGGTATGGAGCTTTCTGCTCAATCCGGCAAACGGACTGATCTCCTATTTCACAAGCCAGGTCGGTTCGGGCCATGTCAATTTGCTCGGGAATAAAGCAACCGTCATGCCTGTCATTATTTTCGTTACCTTTGCCACGAATGTCGGTCAGGCTATCATTCTGTATATCGCGGCGATGATCGGAGTGCCGAAGGATTTATTCGAGGCGGCCGAGGTGGACGGGGCAAGCAGGATCAAAGTCATATTTAAAATCCTGATTCCGCTGGTGAAGCCTACAACCATTTATATCACCATCATTAACATTATCGCGGTATTGAAAATTTTCGTCGTCATTCAACTGTTAACCGGCGGTGGACCGAATAACGCCTCGGTAACCATGATGTACTATCTCTACAACAATGCATTCAAATACAACCAGATCGGCGTTGCTTCTGCTGTAGGGGTCATAATGTTCATCATTACGTTGCTGCTGTCCGTTCCCCAGTTGAGAGCGATGTTCAAGGATAAGTGA